A portion of the Pedobacter cryoconitis genome contains these proteins:
- a CDS encoding aldo/keto reductase: protein MQYSKLGRSSLEVSKIGFGCMSLTGGTSENQLIIDQALDLGINYFDTADLYEHGENETKIGALLKSRRDQVILATKVGNQHRADGNGWDWNPSKKYILSAVEDSLKRLQTDYIDLYQLHGGTIEDPVDETIEAFEILKQQGKIRYYGISSIRPNVIREYVQRANIVSVMMQYSLLDRRPEEECLELLHDHNIGVVGRGSIAQGLLAGKPAAPYLNYSEAEVAQAAEVIRSITDQSSSSAQTAIRFVLQHQALDSAVMGIRTLAQLKDIAAAGDFPPLSNWEIELLIKAVPAAYYTAHR from the coding sequence ATGCAATATTCAAAACTTGGAAGATCCAGTCTGGAAGTTAGTAAAATTGGATTTGGCTGTATGTCCTTAACCGGAGGCACCAGCGAAAACCAACTGATTATTGACCAGGCACTAGACCTGGGAATCAATTATTTTGATACCGCAGATCTTTATGAACATGGAGAAAATGAAACTAAAATAGGTGCATTATTGAAATCCAGGCGGGATCAGGTAATCCTGGCGACCAAAGTTGGCAATCAGCACCGGGCTGATGGAAATGGATGGGACTGGAACCCCAGCAAAAAATATATCCTGTCCGCAGTAGAAGATAGCCTGAAAAGACTGCAAACAGATTATATTGACCTTTACCAGTTACATGGAGGTACTATTGAAGACCCGGTTGATGAAACTATTGAAGCCTTTGAAATTTTAAAACAACAAGGTAAAATCAGGTATTACGGAATCTCTTCTATCCGGCCAAATGTGATCAGGGAATACGTACAGCGCGCTAACATAGTGAGTGTGATGATGCAATATAGCTTACTCGACCGCAGGCCAGAAGAGGAATGCCTGGAATTGCTTCATGACCACAATATTGGTGTAGTGGGGCGCGGAAGTATTGCACAAGGCTTATTAGCAGGTAAACCCGCAGCACCTTATTTGAATTATAGCGAAGCAGAAGTTGCTCAGGCAGCAGAAGTTATCCGCTCCATTACCGATCAAAGCAGCTCTTCAGCACAAACAGCTATTCGTTTTGTTTTACAGCATCAAGCATTGGACAGTGCAGTGATGGGAATCCGTACATTGGCACAATTAAAAGACATTGCTGCAGCAGGAGATTTTCCACCACTTTCTAACTGGGAAATTGAATTATTAATCAAAGCAGTACCTGCAGCTTACTATACAGCACACAGATAA
- a CDS encoding ABC transporter ATP-binding protein: MATNRLFNKSSLQNSKKESLTLKERLAALGNLPEFFKMVWQTSPRMTISNLFLRIARSATPLAMLYVGKLIIDQVILFSKTPQQHDLTYLWELIALEFALAICSDLLSRAISLLDSLLGDLFSKHTSVQIMEHAATLDLDQFEDSIFYDKLERARQQTVGRTILLSQVMSQLQDLITMGFLAAGLIVFNPWLILLLFVAILPSFLGESYFNDQSYALTRGQTPERRELDYLRFLGASDETAKEIKIFNLSGFVIDRFSLLSDRFYKANKRLAVQRSAWGVFFALLGTAGYYGAYVVIILDAVSGKVTIGELTFLAGSFRQLRTLLEGILTRFTAVSQGAIYLRDFFEFFEIMPKITTADKPIPFPKTIQTGFTFEDVGFRYLNSERWANRHLSFTLFPGEKLALVGENGAGKTTLVKLLARLYDPTEGRILLDGIDLKAYDLADLRMNLGIIFQDYIRYQMSFSQNIAVGNIKEKENESLIKSAAHQSLADQLAEKLPGQYDQMLGKRFSEGVELSGGEWQKVALARAYMKDAQLLILDEPTAALDARAEYEVFQRFSELTHGKSAVLISHRFSTVRMADRILVLEKGELVEIGSHQQLLDKNGRYAELFNLQAMGYR, encoded by the coding sequence ATGGCGACAAACAGGTTGTTCAATAAATCTTCTCTTCAGAATTCCAAAAAAGAAAGTTTAACGCTCAAAGAAAGACTTGCAGCTTTAGGTAATTTGCCGGAATTCTTTAAAATGGTCTGGCAAACAAGCCCCCGGATGACCATTTCAAACTTGTTTTTGCGGATAGCGCGGTCAGCAACTCCGCTGGCGATGTTATATGTGGGTAAATTGATTATCGATCAGGTGATCTTATTCAGTAAAACGCCACAACAGCATGATCTGACTTATTTGTGGGAATTGATTGCGCTGGAATTTGCATTGGCTATTTGTTCAGATTTATTGAGCAGAGCGATCTCGCTACTGGACAGTTTATTGGGAGATCTTTTTTCTAAACATACTTCTGTACAGATCATGGAGCATGCCGCTACGCTCGATCTGGATCAGTTTGAAGATTCTATTTTTTATGATAAACTGGAACGGGCCAGGCAGCAAACTGTGGGACGTACAATTTTACTTTCGCAGGTGATGAGCCAGTTACAGGATCTGATTACGATGGGCTTTCTTGCAGCGGGCCTGATTGTATTTAATCCATGGTTGATTTTACTTTTATTCGTGGCCATTCTGCCTTCTTTTTTGGGGGAGTCTTATTTTAACGATCAAAGTTATGCGTTAACCAGAGGCCAGACGCCCGAAAGAAGGGAGCTGGATTATCTGCGTTTTTTGGGGGCTAGTGATGAAACAGCGAAGGAAATCAAAATATTTAATCTTTCTGGTTTTGTGATTGACCGGTTTTCGCTTTTATCGGACAGGTTTTACAAGGCGAATAAAAGATTGGCTGTACAACGTTCGGCATGGGGTGTGTTTTTTGCCTTATTGGGCACGGCAGGATATTACGGGGCTTATGTAGTGATTATCCTGGACGCGGTTTCAGGAAAAGTAACAATTGGGGAACTTACCTTTTTAGCGGGTTCTTTCCGGCAGCTCAGGACTTTACTGGAAGGAATCCTGACCCGTTTCACAGCGGTATCCCAGGGTGCTATTTATCTGCGTGATTTCTTCGAATTCTTTGAGATAATGCCAAAGATTACTACAGCAGACAAACCTATTCCGTTTCCAAAGACTATTCAAACAGGTTTTACTTTTGAGGATGTTGGTTTCCGCTATCTGAATTCTGAACGCTGGGCGAACAGGCATTTAAGTTTTACGTTGTTTCCCGGCGAAAAACTGGCGTTGGTTGGTGAAAATGGTGCTGGAAAAACAACATTGGTTAAGTTGCTGGCGCGCTTATATGATCCTACAGAAGGCCGGATTTTACTGGATGGCATAGATTTAAAAGCATATGATCTTGCGGATTTAAGAATGAACCTGGGGATTATTTTCCAGGATTATATCCGGTATCAAATGAGTTTTTCTCAAAATATAGCGGTTGGTAATATCAAGGAGAAAGAAAATGAGAGTTTAATCAAATCTGCTGCACATCAGAGCCTGGCCGATCAGCTTGCAGAAAAATTACCTGGGCAATATGACCAGATGCTGGGAAAAAGATTTTCAGAGGGTGTGGAGCTTTCTGGCGGAGAATGGCAGAAAGTGGCTTTGGCAAGGGCTTATATGAAGGATGCACAGTTGCTAATTCTGGACGAACCGACTGCAGCGCTTGATGCGAGAGCCGAGTATGAAGTTTTTCAACGTTTTTCTGAGCTGACTCATGGAAAGTCAGCGGTATTGATTTCTCACCGTTTTTCTACGGTAAGGATGGCCGACAGAATCCTTGTGCTGGAAAAGGGAGAACTGGTAGAAATTGGAAGTCATCAGCAATTGCTGGATAAAAACGGACGTTATGCGGAATTGTTTAATCTGCAGGCAATGGGTTACAGGTAG
- a CDS encoding metallophosphoesterase family protein, translating into MSSENRKTPLFKLNQPDDTYKFQPLPEPFGEYPYRLNSGLTLPDPHKMVFQIAGDTGGLKSPSFQKLIAEEMSKQYHQAKSPADQPLFLYHVGDIVYHFGEAEQYERQFFIPYKDYPAPIYAIAGNHDSDVNPNVKTPYSSLASFTSVFCGKTPRPVPFGTKLNRMSGMQPHVYWTLQTPLANIIGLHSNVPKFGVITEEQKRWFIEELKQAATERAEKAIVVCVHHAPYSADFNHSSSLPMINFLEDCFEAAGVTPDLVLSGHVHNYQRFNKTYANGEVVPFIVCGAGGFDEMHWLVESDDLEFTDKSDLFDHVTLENACTMQHGFLNLEIEKTELGHQINGKYYAIPHEGLKPGEDASLFEEFTYFCKHGDKQVVQ; encoded by the coding sequence ATGTCATCAGAAAATAGAAAAACACCTTTATTTAAATTAAACCAACCAGACGATACCTATAAATTTCAGCCGCTGCCGGAACCGTTCGGAGAATATCCTTACCGGTTAAATTCAGGATTAACTTTGCCTGATCCTCATAAAATGGTCTTCCAGATTGCTGGTGATACAGGAGGATTAAAGTCCCCTTCTTTTCAAAAGCTTATTGCAGAAGAAATGAGCAAGCAATATCATCAGGCTAAAAGCCCGGCAGATCAGCCGCTGTTTCTTTACCATGTGGGTGATATTGTCTATCATTTTGGAGAAGCTGAACAGTACGAGCGCCAATTTTTCATCCCCTATAAAGACTATCCTGCTCCGATTTATGCCATTGCGGGTAACCATGATAGTGATGTAAACCCGAATGTAAAAACACCTTATTCAAGTCTTGCTTCCTTTACGAGTGTGTTTTGCGGAAAGACGCCAAGACCGGTCCCTTTCGGTACTAAACTAAATCGTATGAGTGGAATGCAGCCTCATGTGTACTGGACTTTACAAACGCCATTGGCTAATATTATAGGCCTGCATAGCAATGTCCCTAAATTCGGGGTCATTACTGAAGAACAAAAACGATGGTTTATTGAGGAGTTGAAACAGGCTGCTACTGAACGTGCAGAGAAAGCAATTGTAGTTTGTGTTCACCATGCACCTTATTCGGCAGATTTTAACCATAGCTCCAGTTTACCAATGATTAATTTCTTGGAAGATTGTTTTGAGGCTGCAGGGGTAACACCAGATCTTGTATTAAGTGGACATGTACATAATTATCAGCGCTTTAATAAAACTTATGCGAATGGAGAAGTAGTTCCATTTATCGTTTGTGGTGCGGGCGGTTTTGACGAGATGCACTGGTTAGTGGAGAGTGATGACCTCGAGTTTACGGATAAAAGCGACCTTTTTGATCACGTTACTTTAGAAAATGCATGTACAATGCAGCATGGTTTCTTAAATCTGGAAATTGAGAAAACTGAGCTGGGACATCAAATCAATGGAAAATACTATGCCATTCCGCATGAGGGGTTGAAACCAGGTGAAGATGCCAGTCTGTTCGAAGAGTTTACGTATTTTTGTAAGCATGGCGACAAACAGGTTGTTCAATAA
- a CDS encoding DUF47 domain-containing protein has translation MNSVFNFFSPKDKKFQPLFEQDAKNLVKISQSLLLTVTTEDQEQQIAQFRETERLEQAGDDITHSIFLELSKNFITPFDREDIHALVSALDDVADYIYATSLNIELYKVTVFSQEIVHLAKLITEMSKDLELAIMELRNFKNTNIIADVCLRINKGESQADFLCNTAIARLFISETDAIELIKQKEILQTLEMATDKCDDAANVLEAILIKNA, from the coding sequence ATGAATTCTGTATTCAACTTCTTCAGTCCGAAAGACAAAAAATTCCAGCCACTGTTTGAGCAGGATGCTAAAAATCTGGTTAAGATCTCCCAAAGCCTTTTATTAACGGTAACGACTGAGGACCAGGAGCAGCAGATTGCACAATTCAGAGAAACGGAAAGGCTGGAACAGGCTGGAGATGATATTACACATTCAATTTTCCTGGAGTTGAGCAAAAATTTCATCACTCCTTTTGACAGAGAAGATATTCATGCTTTAGTAAGTGCGCTAGATGATGTGGCGGATTATATCTACGCGACTTCTTTAAATATTGAATTGTATAAAGTCACTGTTTTTAGTCAGGAAATTGTACATCTGGCCAAGTTAATCACAGAAATGTCCAAAGATCTGGAATTAGCGATAATGGAACTCCGTAATTTCAAAAATACCAATATTATTGCTGATGTTTGTTTAAGAATTAATAAGGGAGAGAGCCAGGCAGATTTTCTTTGCAACACTGCCATCGCCCGTTTGTTTATCTCAGAAACAGATGCGATCGAGCTCATCAAGCAAAAAGAGATTCTCCAGACCCTGGAGATGGCTACCGATAAATGCGATGATGCAGCGAATGTGCTCGAGGCTATCCTGATTAAAAACGCATAA
- a CDS encoding KUP/HAK/KT family potassium transporter, with the protein MANHKDVNKLTAAGLLISLGIIYGDIGTSPLYVFKAIIGDRLITADLILGGLSCIFWTLTLQTTIKYVIITLQADNKGEGGIFSLYSLVKRKAKWLIIPAMIGGAALLADGIMTPAVTVSSAIEGLGIIYKDLPTVPIVILIITFLFGIQQFGTSFIGKAFGPIMWIWFTMIAVLGAAYVMQFPEILKAINPYYAYHILTTNPEAFLIIGAVFLCTTGAEALYSDLGHCGRSNIRVSWVYVKICLILSYMGQGVWLWQLQGKHLGEINPFFHIMPDWFLIYGILIATVAAAVASQALISGSFTLISEAVRLNLWPKVKINYPSNSKGQLYVPSMNWVLFIGCILVVLIFQKSEHMEAAYGLSITVAMLMTTILVSIFLMRKKVPMYLIVIFLTIYGVIELTFLAGNAVKILHGGWFTLILGMSLFSIMWAWSNGRRIRNRYMRFVDIEKYFPIISKISEDETIPKYASQLVYLTSANFNFEIESSIMYSIIQKHPKRADVYWLLHVDVTDEPFTMEYKVEQLVDKKLIRIDFRLGFRVEQRVNVLFRKVVEEMVKNGEIDITSKYASLKEHNIAGDFRFVVIEKVLSNSNSLRFIERFTMAYYTILKTFSVPEERGFGLDLSFVAVEKVPLIVDIPTDFYLKRLD; encoded by the coding sequence ATGGCAAATCATAAAGACGTCAATAAGCTAACCGCGGCAGGTTTATTAATTAGCTTAGGGATTATTTACGGGGATATAGGTACTTCTCCACTCTATGTTTTCAAAGCAATTATTGGCGACAGGTTAATTACTGCAGACCTGATACTGGGAGGTTTATCCTGTATCTTCTGGACATTAACACTTCAAACAACTATAAAATACGTAATCATAACCCTGCAGGCAGACAATAAAGGGGAGGGCGGTATTTTCTCTCTATACTCTTTGGTTAAACGTAAAGCAAAATGGCTCATTATTCCCGCCATGATTGGTGGCGCAGCCTTGCTCGCTGATGGAATTATGACACCAGCGGTAACTGTTTCTTCAGCAATTGAAGGTCTGGGTATTATTTATAAGGATCTGCCAACCGTGCCGATCGTTATCCTGATTATCACTTTCCTTTTCGGTATCCAGCAATTCGGAACTTCATTTATTGGTAAAGCTTTTGGTCCGATTATGTGGATCTGGTTTACAATGATTGCTGTTCTGGGCGCAGCTTATGTCATGCAGTTTCCGGAAATCCTTAAAGCAATCAACCCTTATTACGCCTATCATATCCTGACTACTAATCCTGAAGCATTCCTGATTATCGGTGCAGTATTTTTATGTACAACAGGGGCAGAAGCACTTTACTCTGACCTTGGTCACTGCGGACGCTCTAATATCCGTGTGAGCTGGGTCTATGTTAAAATCTGTTTGATTTTAAGTTACATGGGACAAGGCGTATGGTTATGGCAATTACAAGGTAAACACCTTGGCGAAATTAACCCATTCTTTCATATTATGCCAGACTGGTTCTTGATCTACGGAATCCTGATTGCAACTGTAGCAGCCGCTGTAGCCAGTCAGGCGCTGATATCAGGATCATTTACCCTGATTTCAGAAGCTGTAAGATTAAATTTATGGCCTAAAGTTAAAATCAATTATCCTAGTAATTCAAAAGGCCAGTTATACGTGCCTTCCATGAACTGGGTCTTGTTTATCGGTTGTATCCTGGTGGTCTTGATTTTCCAGAAATCAGAGCATATGGAAGCAGCATACGGTTTATCAATTACCGTAGCCATGCTGATGACAACTATCCTGGTCTCTATCTTTTTAATGCGTAAAAAGGTTCCGATGTACCTGATTGTGATCTTCCTGACGATTTACGGAGTGATTGAATTAACCTTCCTTGCAGGTAACGCAGTGAAAATCCTTCACGGTGGATGGTTTACATTAATCCTGGGTATGTCTCTTTTTTCTATCATGTGGGCCTGGTCAAACGGTCGCCGGATCAGAAACAGGTACATGCGTTTTGTGGATATTGAGAAGTATTTTCCAATCATCAGTAAGATCAGTGAAGATGAGACTATTCCTAAATATGCCTCTCAGTTAGTTTACCTGACCAGTGCCAATTTCAACTTTGAAATTGAATCTTCCATCATGTACTCTATCATTCAGAAACATCCAAAAAGAGCTGATGTATATTGGTTACTACACGTTGATGTAACCGATGAACCTTTTACAATGGAATATAAAGTAGAGCAGTTAGTTGATAAAAAACTGATCAGAATTGATTTCCGTCTTGGATTCAGAGTAGAGCAGCGCGTAAACGTACTGTTCAGAAAAGTAGTAGAAGAGATGGTTAAAAACGGAGAAATTGATATTACCAGTAAATATGCTTCCCTGAAAGAGCACAATATTGCAGGAGATTTCAGGTTCGTTGTGATAGAGAAAGTACTTTCAAACTCCAACAGTTTACGCTTTATCGAACGCTTTACGATGGCTTATTATACTATTCTTAAAACGTTTAGCGTACCAGAAGAAAGAGGATTCGGACTGGACTTAAGCTTTGTCGCGGTAGAAAAGGTTCCGCTGATCGTTGATATACCAACTGATTTTTACTTAAAAAGGCTGGATTAA
- a CDS encoding helix-turn-helix domain-containing protein, protein MPVLDTAAYLKNIDFKPKSIFIVHEKLERSLPRHAHTKGQLTYVEGGIAYIHIQRKTYIIPARHYVWIPGGLEHYLNVRNAATVTHNLYFYTEDDHLDPFYQKLGIYPVNSLLFEMLVFAENWTGTIEKKDPGYNFLVAIKDILPQLSTKSFPIALPTTSNTKLRPIVLYLSQNFAQPLTLENLASRFGMGERTLSRLFQSTMSISFLQYLKLIRTVKAIEFIMLGDKTTTEIAYLTGYNSLAAFSKAFFQLTNIRPSDFGKKD, encoded by the coding sequence ATGCCAGTTTTAGACACAGCAGCCTACCTTAAAAACATAGATTTTAAGCCAAAAAGTATTTTTATTGTCCATGAGAAGCTAGAACGCAGCCTTCCAAGACATGCTCATACCAAAGGGCAGCTCACTTATGTGGAAGGTGGAATTGCTTATATTCATATCCAGCGTAAGACCTATATTATTCCGGCAAGGCATTATGTATGGATACCAGGAGGCCTGGAACATTATCTGAATGTGAGAAATGCAGCTACGGTGACCCATAACTTATACTTTTATACGGAAGATGATCATTTAGACCCTTTTTATCAGAAATTAGGGATCTATCCGGTAAACAGCCTGTTATTTGAGATGCTGGTCTTTGCAGAGAACTGGACAGGAACAATTGAAAAGAAAGATCCTGGTTACAATTTCCTGGTAGCGATCAAAGATATTTTACCACAATTAAGTACCAAATCATTTCCGATTGCTTTGCCCACGACATCGAATACGAAGTTAAGGCCTATTGTCTTATATCTCTCTCAGAATTTTGCGCAACCGCTGACTTTGGAAAACCTGGCCAGCCGCTTTGGAATGGGTGAACGTACTTTATCGCGTTTGTTTCAGTCTACAATGAGTATCTCTTTTTTACAGTACCTAAAGCTGATCAGAACAGTAAAGGCCATAGAATTCATTATGCTGGGTGATAAGACGACTACAGAAATAGCCTATTTAACAGGGTATAATAGTCTGGCGGCCTTCAGTAAAGCATTTTTTCAGCTCACAAACATCAGGCCGTCAGATTTTGGCAAGAAGGATTAA
- a CDS encoding TolC family protein, whose translation MYYINKKLVLLLFPIFLFNRLKAQETTPISMSLNQIWEKVTENNKTIQMQDLRVKGTAEGIKDAKAERLPEISAEGEYARVSNVPIYENGLFHTPSQFEVVHTSYKFGGSAYLNLYNGSKTNIKIAEEKKENEIAIEQRNLTSSEMKLRATAYFLDLQRSNIFKALLLKDISDQEKQLAEIKQLLKNGVVLKSDVLRVTLKLSRQKMALVQLNNDLAIANQKLNILTGLPDETVIQPAEDLKADLPVLKPYNTYLSDAMAHSFAYKISEKETELRKLEVKNVKANVSFKLGLFANYAYSYPQILLYPYSIAVYGLGMTGIKASFPISAFYHNTHKARAAELKYQQQEVEHSDTGDKIRQEVNEAYLRYKESLTRIDVAKENITQATENLRIVNNTYFNQLALVTDLLDADTQLLQTRFDYAAARIAAQLQFYQLQKAIGNL comes from the coding sequence ATGTACTACATTAATAAAAAACTCGTTTTGTTGCTCTTCCCTATTTTCCTGTTCAACAGGCTGAAAGCACAAGAGACCACTCCAATTTCAATGTCACTGAACCAGATCTGGGAAAAAGTGACCGAAAATAATAAAACCATACAAATGCAGGACCTTCGGGTAAAAGGAACTGCAGAAGGAATTAAGGATGCTAAAGCAGAGCGTCTTCCTGAAATTTCTGCCGAAGGCGAATACGCAAGAGTCAGCAATGTCCCTATTTACGAAAATGGGCTATTCCATACTCCGAGTCAATTTGAAGTGGTACATACCTCCTATAAATTTGGCGGCAGCGCTTATCTTAACTTGTATAACGGGAGTAAAACTAATATCAAGATTGCGGAAGAAAAGAAAGAAAATGAGATCGCTATTGAACAGCGTAACCTGACTAGTTCGGAAATGAAATTAAGGGCTACTGCTTATTTCCTTGACCTGCAAAGGAGTAATATTTTTAAAGCTTTGCTATTAAAAGATATCAGTGATCAGGAAAAACAACTGGCAGAAATCAAACAATTGCTTAAAAATGGGGTCGTACTGAAAAGTGATGTACTCCGTGTGACCCTAAAATTATCCAGACAGAAAATGGCGCTGGTCCAGCTGAACAATGACCTGGCTATTGCCAATCAGAAATTGAACATACTGACCGGATTGCCTGATGAAACAGTGATTCAGCCGGCAGAAGATTTAAAAGCTGATTTGCCGGTGTTGAAGCCTTACAATACCTATTTATCAGATGCGATGGCACATTCTTTTGCTTATAAAATATCCGAAAAAGAAACAGAGTTACGTAAGCTGGAGGTAAAGAATGTAAAAGCAAATGTGTCTTTTAAGCTAGGTTTATTTGCCAATTACGCTTATTCATATCCTCAGATTTTGCTTTACCCTTATTCAATAGCCGTTTACGGCTTGGGTATGACCGGGATTAAAGCAAGTTTCCCGATTTCAGCTTTTTATCATAATACACATAAGGCGAGGGCCGCTGAACTCAAATATCAGCAGCAGGAAGTTGAACATTCGGATACAGGAGATAAAATCAGGCAGGAAGTGAATGAAGCGTATTTGAGATATAAGGAATCGCTCACGAGGATTGATGTGGCGAAGGAAAATATCACTCAGGCGACAGAGAACCTGAGGATAGTAAACAATACTTATTTCAACCAGTTAGCCTTAGTGACAGACTTACTCGATGCAGATACACAATTGCTTCAGACGCGTTTCGATTACGCTGCGGCCAGAATCGCAGCACAACTACAATTTTATCAATTACAAAAGGCAATAGGTAACCTCTAA
- a CDS encoding HlyD family secretion protein gives MKTKNNYTNTDQLITKITAWIAGVIAVGLAVWGIISLVQLYNYEDTNDAQVEEYINPITSRVGGFIKEIKYEENQEVKKGDTLLIIDNSEYQLQQEEAEAALSNAQAQISVLESNVLTTSKVSQASQSQIASAKAKLVRQQQDYDRYSKLFKVESATQQQLENSKAALDVATSEYQAAQENYQASLSKVNDIRSQKGVYEAEIKRRKALLNRGKLEVSYTVIRAPYHGKMGRRTIQQGQQIQIGQTLAYIVNQEAGKWVIANFKETQIAKMRVNGTAEITADAFPGQTFKGAIVSLSPATGARFSLLPPDNSTGNFVKIVQRIPVKIKLTESKEVVDQLRAGMNVNVKISKD, from the coding sequence ATGAAAACAAAGAATAACTATACGAATACGGATCAGCTGATTACAAAAATAACAGCCTGGATTGCTGGTGTCATTGCTGTAGGGCTTGCCGTCTGGGGAATTATATCCCTGGTTCAGCTATACAATTACGAGGATACGAATGATGCACAGGTAGAAGAATATATCAATCCGATTACTTCACGCGTGGGTGGTTTTATCAAGGAGATCAAATATGAAGAAAATCAGGAAGTGAAAAAAGGAGACACTTTACTAATCATTGATAACAGTGAGTATCAATTGCAACAAGAAGAAGCTGAAGCTGCACTTTCCAATGCACAGGCGCAGATTTCTGTATTAGAAAGCAATGTTTTAACGACCTCTAAAGTTTCGCAGGCAAGTCAATCACAAATTGCTTCTGCAAAAGCAAAATTGGTAAGACAACAACAAGATTATGACAGGTACTCTAAATTATTTAAAGTAGAATCTGCCACGCAACAACAATTAGAGAACAGTAAAGCAGCGCTGGATGTAGCTACGTCAGAATATCAGGCCGCTCAGGAAAATTACCAGGCATCCTTATCTAAAGTCAATGATATCAGGTCGCAAAAAGGAGTTTACGAAGCGGAAATCAAACGTCGCAAAGCTTTGCTGAACAGGGGTAAACTCGAGGTGAGCTATACGGTTATACGTGCACCATACCATGGTAAAATGGGCAGAAGAACAATTCAGCAAGGGCAACAAATCCAGATTGGACAAACACTGGCCTATATCGTAAATCAGGAGGCAGGTAAATGGGTGATTGCTAATTTTAAAGAAACGCAGATTGCAAAAATGAGAGTCAATGGAACAGCAGAAATTACTGCCGATGCTTTTCCTGGTCAAACATTTAAAGGTGCTATCGTTTCTCTTTCTCCGGCAACAGGAGCAAGGTTCTCCTTACTTCCTCCGGATAATTCTACCGGTAACTTTGTGAAAATAGTTCAGCGTATACCTGTTAAAATTAAACTGACAGAAAGTAAAGAAGTCGTAGATCAGTTGCGTGCAGGGATGAATGTCAATGTCAAAATAAGTAAAGACTAA